Proteins from a genomic interval of Clostridium sp. AN503:
- the recJ gene encoding single-stranded-DNA-specific exonuclease RecJ, producing the protein MSRNDRQRSSAVWMLRTKRADFAAVAERFHISPVTARIIRNREVVEDKDIERYLHGTVRDLYDPHLLKDMDRAAALILTKIRAGAPIRIVGDYDIDGVCSTYLLYTGISRCGGNVSCQIPERIKDGYGINESIIQKAKEDGIDTIVTCDNGIAALEQIRLAKELGMTVVVTDHHEVTRGEDGEQILPMADAVVNPKQDGCTYPFKEICGGVVAYKLVQVLYELAGIPAEEWEEMMEFAAIATVGDVMRLQDENRIIVRLGLRRMPQTRSLGLKALVEACGLDIRTLTAYHIGFVIGPCLNASGRLQTAKLALELLLCREETAAGAMAEELKLLNEERKDMTQDGVEKALAQVEEQLSEDRVLVVFLPECHESLAGIIAGRVREAWNRPTFVLTRSEGCVKGSGRSIEAYHMYQALCGVQELLLKFGGHHMAAGFSLREEDVEEFRRRLNEQAQLKPEDFVSKIWIDVAMPLEYISEKLVTELKVLEPFGQGNEKPQFAQKNLNIRSVRVLGKNRNAVKLALVTEQGLAMDGMLFTEGDRFLEEMEGKRGIDVVYYPDVNEYNGNRTLQIVIREYKLH; encoded by the coding sequence ATGAGCAGAAATGATCGTCAGAGGAGCAGCGCTGTCTGGATGCTGCGGACGAAACGGGCGGATTTTGCGGCGGTGGCAGAGCGGTTCCATATAAGCCCTGTTACCGCGCGGATCATCCGCAACCGGGAGGTAGTTGAGGACAAGGATATAGAGCGGTATCTGCACGGCACGGTCCGGGATCTTTACGATCCCCATCTGTTAAAGGATATGGACCGTGCCGCTGCTTTGATCCTTACAAAGATCCGGGCAGGCGCTCCGATCCGGATCGTGGGGGATTATGATATTGACGGCGTTTGTTCCACGTATTTGCTGTATACGGGCATTTCCCGATGCGGAGGGAATGTGAGCTGCCAGATCCCGGAGCGGATCAAGGATGGATATGGGATCAACGAATCGATCATCCAGAAAGCGAAGGAGGACGGCATCGATACGATCGTCACCTGTGATAACGGCATTGCGGCGCTGGAGCAGATCAGGCTGGCGAAGGAGCTGGGTATGACGGTGGTGGTCACAGACCACCATGAGGTGACGCGGGGGGAGGACGGCGAACAGATCCTTCCCATGGCAGATGCAGTGGTAAATCCCAAACAGGACGGATGTACCTATCCGTTTAAGGAGATCTGCGGAGGCGTGGTGGCATACAAACTGGTGCAGGTGCTCTACGAACTGGCAGGTATCCCCGCAGAAGAGTGGGAAGAAATGATGGAATTTGCGGCGATCGCTACGGTTGGGGATGTGATGAGGCTGCAGGATGAGAACCGGATCATTGTCCGCCTGGGGCTGCGCAGGATGCCGCAGACCAGGAGCCTGGGCTTAAAAGCCCTGGTGGAGGCGTGCGGTTTGGACATCCGGACGCTGACTGCGTACCATATCGGTTTTGTGATCGGACCATGTTTAAATGCCAGCGGAAGGCTTCAGACGGCGAAACTGGCTCTGGAGCTTCTGCTCTGCCGGGAAGAAACTGCGGCGGGAGCGATGGCGGAGGAGTTAAAGCTGCTCAACGAGGAGCGGAAGGACATGACCCAGGACGGGGTGGAGAAAGCCCTTGCTCAGGTGGAGGAACAGCTTTCGGAGGACCGTGTTCTGGTGGTCTTCCTGCCGGAATGCCATGAGTCCCTGGCGGGGATCATCGCCGGACGTGTGCGGGAGGCGTGGAACCGGCCCACCTTTGTGCTGACCAGGAGCGAGGGCTGTGTGAAAGGCTCCGGCAGGTCTATTGAGGCATATCATATGTATCAGGCGCTGTGCGGTGTCCAGGAGCTTTTGCTGAAGTTCGGCGGGCATCATATGGCGGCAGGATTTTCCCTGAGGGAAGAGGATGTGGAGGAATTCCGCCGCAGGCTCAATGAACAGGCACAGCTAAAGCCGGAGGATTTCGTTTCAAAAATATGGATCGACGTGGCGATGCCGTTGGAATACATATCAGAAAAACTGGTGACGGAGCTGAAGGTGCTGGAGCCGTTTGGGCAGGGCAATGAAAAGCCGCAGTTCGCCCAGAAGAATTTAAATATCCGGAGTGTCCGGGTGCTGGGGAAGAACCGGAATGCGGTAAAGCTGGCTCTGGTGACGGAACAGGGCCTTGCCATGGACGGGATGTTGTTCACGGAAGGCGACCGGTTCCTGGAGGAGATGGAAGGGAAACGGGGGATCGATGTGGTGTATTACCCCGATGTGAACGAGTATAACGGGAACCGGACGCTGCAGATCGTGATACGGGAGTATAAGCTGCATTGA
- the glyA gene encoding serine hydroxymethyltransferase: protein MVNEVMRFITEHDPEVGKAIEQEAARQRRNLELIASENIVSEPVMMAMGTVLTNKYAEGYSGKRYYGGCEYVDVVETIAIERAKELFGCDYANVQPHSGAQANMAVFVAMLKPGDTVMGMNLNHGGHLTHGSPVNFSGLYFNIVPYGVDDNGYIDYDEMERIALESKPKLIVAGASAYAREIDFKRFREVADKVGAYLMVDMAHIAGLVAAGEHPSPIPYADVVTTTTHKTLRGPRGGMILANQAAADKFNFNKAIFPGTQGGPLEHVIAGKAVCFGEALKPEFKEYQKQVRKNAAALAEALTAQGFKLLTDGTDNHLMLVDLRGMDISGKELQNRCDEVYITLNKNTVPNEPRSPFVTSGVRIGTPAITTRGLKEEDMPKIAECIWLAATDFENKADYIRAEVTKLCEKYPIYQ, encoded by the coding sequence ATGGTTAATGAAGTAATGAGATTTATCACAGAGCATGACCCGGAGGTGGGTAAAGCCATCGAACAGGAAGCCGCGCGCCAGAGAAGGAACTTAGAGCTGATCGCGTCCGAGAATATCGTTTCAGAGCCGGTCATGATGGCGATGGGAACGGTGCTGACCAATAAGTATGCGGAAGGATATTCCGGCAAGCGGTATTACGGCGGCTGCGAGTATGTGGATGTGGTAGAGACTATTGCCATCGAGCGTGCAAAGGAGCTGTTTGGCTGTGATTATGCCAATGTACAGCCCCATTCCGGAGCTCAGGCAAACATGGCTGTCTTTGTTGCCATGTTAAAACCGGGCGATACTGTGATGGGCATGAACTTGAACCATGGCGGTCATCTGACTCACGGAAGCCCTGTGAATTTCTCCGGCCTGTATTTTAACATTGTGCCTTATGGCGTGGATGATAACGGCTACATCGATTATGACGAGATGGAGCGGATTGCCTTAGAGTCCAAACCGAAGCTTATCGTAGCGGGAGCCAGCGCCTATGCGCGGGAGATCGACTTCAAACGCTTCCGTGAGGTTGCGGACAAGGTGGGTGCATACCTTATGGTAGATATGGCTCATATCGCCGGTCTGGTAGCGGCAGGCGAGCATCCAAGCCCGATCCCCTATGCGGACGTGGTGACCACCACCACCCACAAGACCCTGCGCGGTCCGAGAGGCGGTATGATCCTGGCGAATCAGGCGGCAGCGGATAAGTTTAACTTCAACAAGGCGATTTTCCCGGGTACCCAGGGCGGTCCTTTAGAGCATGTGATCGCAGGAAAGGCTGTGTGCTTCGGCGAGGCCCTGAAACCGGAGTTTAAGGAGTATCAGAAGCAGGTGAGAAAGAACGCCGCGGCGCTGGCTGAGGCTTTGACAGCTCAGGGCTTTAAGCTCTTGACCGACGGGACCGATAACCACCTGATGCTGGTTGACCTGCGGGGCATGGACATCTCCGGTAAGGAACTGCAGAACCGCTGCGACGAGGTCTACATCACCCTCAATAAAAATACCGTGCCCAACGAGCCGAGAAGCCCGTTTGTCACCTCCGGCGTGCGCATCGGTACCCCGGCGATCACAACCCGCGGCTTAAAGGAAGAGGATATGCCGAAGATCGCTGAGTGCATCTGGCTGGCAGCAACTGATTTTGAAAATAAGGCAGATTATATCCGTGCGGAAGTGACAAAGCTGTGCGAGAAGTACCCGATCTATCAGTAG
- a CDS encoding ribonuclease domain-containing protein — protein sequence MIFRIKRLAAWLILSVMVLCMAAGCSVYGMAPEDETGPQGSTEVISQSDGSAGLEEHGSYNTKEEVALYLHTYGRLPDNYITKKEAQELGWDSKKGNLTDVAPGRSIGGSHFGNYEGQLPEKDGRKYYECDLDYDGGYRGAKRLIYSNDGLIFYTEDHYKSFEQLY from the coding sequence ATGATTTTCAGGATAAAAAGGCTGGCTGCATGGCTGATCCTGTCTGTCATGGTGCTGTGCATGGCGGCTGGCTGTTCTGTCTATGGGATGGCGCCGGAAGATGAGACAGGGCCGCAGGGCAGTACGGAAGTGATATCGCAGTCAGATGGCAGCGCGGGACTGGAGGAACACGGCAGCTACAACACAAAGGAGGAGGTGGCGCTTTACCTCCATACCTACGGACGGCTCCCGGACAACTATATCACCAAGAAGGAAGCACAGGAGCTTGGCTGGGACAGTAAGAAGGGGAATCTTACGGATGTGGCACCGGGCAGGAGCATCGGAGGCAGTCATTTTGGCAATTATGAGGGGCAGCTTCCGGAGAAGGACGGGCGGAAATACTATGAGTGCGACCTGGATTATGACGGCGGTTACCGCGGGGCAAAAAGACTGATTTATTCCAATGACGGTTTGATTTTTTATACAGAGGATCATTACAAGTCCTTTGAACAATTGTACTGA
- a CDS encoding barstar family protein: MRKILLDFKVTGTPELVQDYLALVFDFPEHYGKNLDALYDMLTEMTEDTCVGIFKPEEDRPVNAYLKKVKRVFQDAEEENPHLCVIFSCLEDNYEEDEGMLL; the protein is encoded by the coding sequence ATGAGAAAGATACTGCTGGATTTTAAAGTGACCGGGACACCGGAGCTGGTGCAGGACTATCTTGCGCTGGTATTTGACTTCCCGGAGCACTATGGGAAGAATCTGGATGCGCTTTACGACATGCTGACGGAGATGACGGAGGATACCTGTGTGGGGATCTTCAAGCCGGAGGAGGACCGGCCCGTGAATGCATACCTTAAAAAGGTAAAGCGGGTATTTCAGGATGCGGAGGAAGAAAATCCGCACCTGTGTGTGATTTTCTCCTGTCTGGAGGACAACTATGAAGAAGATGAAGGTATGTTATTATGA
- a CDS encoding methyl-accepting chemotaxis protein: MKIKSIRDVKISVKLMLLGIVSILGLFLLGSESVSTAWKIDQVGEELSDVWMNAVIVAEELNTTTSDYRIRESRHAITTDPELMASLEEELVLLEKDIEAKFRAYQMLPTRETDQEYIRQAQEVWRDYLECSRNLVETSKGNDREQATELMMGESQELFNKASGLFLQAVDYTKEQTTLEREQASRLYQRLSHMKLLVIAGVSLVVIVLILSLIRSIKEPSEKLADAARRATNGNLDIQLDYQSEDEIGILTEAMNLLIQRLKDIIYDETRMFREIANKNYEVRSSCEQAYRGDFAPLLYAFTSLQSCLKERNKQHEEEVAQLKAQITELEKRIEEYEQK; this comes from the coding sequence ATGAAGATAAAATCCATTCGTGATGTAAAGATCAGCGTCAAATTAATGCTGCTTGGCATAGTGAGCATTTTGGGACTGTTCCTGTTGGGGAGCGAATCTGTCTCAACGGCGTGGAAGATCGACCAGGTCGGCGAAGAGCTGAGTGATGTCTGGATGAATGCCGTGATCGTGGCGGAGGAGCTGAATACCACCACTTCAGATTACCGGATACGTGAGAGCCGGCATGCCATCACAACAGATCCGGAGCTGATGGCGAGCCTGGAAGAAGAGCTGGTACTTCTGGAAAAGGATATTGAAGCCAAGTTCCGCGCTTATCAGATGCTTCCCACCCGGGAGACGGACCAGGAGTATATCAGGCAGGCCCAGGAAGTGTGGAGGGATTATCTGGAATGCAGCCGGAATCTGGTCGAGACCAGTAAAGGCAATGACCGGGAGCAGGCTACCGAGCTGATGATGGGAGAATCCCAGGAGCTGTTTAACAAAGCCAGCGGATTGTTCTTACAGGCGGTGGATTATACGAAAGAACAGACTACGCTGGAGCGGGAGCAGGCCAGCCGCCTCTATCAGAGGCTGTCCCACATGAAGCTTTTAGTGATCGCGGGAGTTTCCCTTGTGGTGATCGTCCTGATCCTTTCCCTGATCCGTTCGATCAAGGAACCCTCTGAAAAACTGGCGGACGCGGCACGGAGGGCGACCAATGGGAACCTGGATATCCAGTTGGATTATCAGTCAGAGGATGAGATCGGTATTTTGACCGAGGCCATGAACCTGCTGATCCAGCGGCTCAAGGATATTATCTATGATGAGACCCGGATGTTCCGTGAGATCGCGAACAAGAATTATGAAGTGCGTTCCAGCTGTGAGCAGGCATACCGCGGTGATTTTGCGCCGCTTTTGTATGCGTTCACCAGTCTGCAGAGCTGCCTTAAGGAGCGGAATAAGCAGCACGAGGAGGAAGTGGCGCAGTTGAAAGCACAGATTACGGAATTGGAGAAAAGGATAGAAGAATATGAGCAGAAATGA
- a CDS encoding Gfo/Idh/MocA family oxidoreductase — translation MGEDKRVIRTVVIGFGGMGSKYAEILAGGKVKGLCLQGICCRNAAGQEKIRALYPQAAVYKDVEDTFAHSGDFDAVVIVTPHATHVEIGKMAFAHGKHVMCDKPAGISAKEVRELLSAKRDDTAFAMMFNNRTSPAFKKAKELLDGGILGRMTRAVWVCNNWFRSPAYHHSAPWRSTWSGEHGGLLINQCQHYLDLWQWLLGMPDAVDADIDFGKYNDFDVDDSVDIRFLYRGTGDRPVLRGSFISASGENPGVNRFEIWGTGGRLTIDCGKTLTLDKNLVDTDIFNRENAEIYGQPEHELQTIHVEEEPEAYAVMFQNFSDHLRYGVPLIAPGEEGLKSILLANASYLSAWTGAKVEFPMDEDLYVKRLEELIDPPV, via the coding sequence ATGGGAGAAGATAAGAGAGTGATACGTACGGTAGTGATCGGTTTTGGCGGTATGGGAAGCAAATATGCGGAGATTTTGGCGGGAGGAAAAGTGAAGGGCTTATGTCTCCAGGGAATATGCTGCCGGAATGCAGCAGGGCAGGAGAAGATACGGGCCCTGTATCCTCAGGCGGCGGTCTATAAGGACGTGGAAGACACCTTTGCGCACAGCGGGGATTTTGACGCGGTGGTGATCGTGACGCCTCATGCCACCCATGTGGAGATCGGGAAAATGGCGTTTGCCCACGGAAAACATGTGATGTGTGACAAGCCCGCCGGTATCAGCGCAAAGGAAGTGCGGGAACTGTTGTCGGCAAAACGCGACGATACAGCTTTTGCCATGATGTTCAACAACCGGACGTCCCCGGCCTTTAAAAAGGCGAAGGAGCTGTTGGACGGCGGCATACTGGGGCGGATGACCCGCGCGGTATGGGTGTGCAACAACTGGTTCCGTTCTCCGGCTTATCACCACAGCGCCCCCTGGAGAAGTACCTGGAGCGGGGAGCACGGCGGTCTTCTGATCAATCAGTGCCAGCACTATCTGGATCTGTGGCAGTGGCTTTTGGGGATGCCGGATGCGGTGGACGCAGATATTGATTTCGGGAAATACAATGATTTTGATGTGGACGACAGTGTAGATATCCGTTTTTTATATCGTGGAACAGGAGACAGGCCGGTCCTGCGCGGTAGTTTTATAAGTGCCAGCGGGGAGAATCCGGGGGTAAACCGCTTTGAGATCTGGGGAACAGGTGGACGGCTTACGATCGATTGTGGAAAAACACTGACCCTGGACAAGAATCTTGTGGATACAGACATCTTCAACCGGGAGAATGCAGAGATCTACGGGCAGCCCGAGCATGAACTTCAGACGATCCATGTGGAGGAGGAACCGGAGGCATATGCAGTGATGTTCCAGAATTTCAGTGACCATTTAAGATACGGCGTTCCCCTGATTGCACCGGGAGAAGAGGGGCTGAAAAGTATTCTGTTAGCCAACGCCTCCTATCTGTCTGCCTGGACCGGCGCTAAGGTGGAATTTCCGATGGATGAGGATCTGTACGTGAAGCGGCTGGAGGAGCTGATCGATCCGCCGGTATAA
- a CDS encoding NAD(P)-dependent oxidoreductase — MKKIGFIGVGIMGKSMVRNLMKAGFEVAIYTRTKAKVEDVIAEGAVWRGTVKECVEDREAVISIVGYPKDVEEVYLGEGGIIANAPKGTYVIDMTTSSPKLAVKIYEAAKAAGLYALDAPVTGGDSGAKAGTLTILAGGDRDAFDACLPVFEAMGKNINYEGKAGNGQHTKMCNQIAIAGAIAGACEALAYANAVGLDPQTMLDSISTGAAGSAQMSNVVPRILKDDYDPGFFIKHFIKDMKLAEEEATGADAKLGTLEYVLGMYEELERRGMGDLGTQALIKFYR; from the coding sequence ATGAAAAAAATAGGATTTATCGGCGTGGGGATCATGGGCAAATCCATGGTACGCAATTTGATGAAAGCGGGATTCGAAGTGGCGATCTATACCAGGACGAAAGCGAAAGTGGAAGATGTGATCGCGGAGGGCGCCGTTTGGCGCGGCACAGTAAAGGAATGTGTCGAGGATCGGGAAGCTGTCATTTCCATCGTTGGTTATCCAAAGGATGTGGAAGAGGTTTATCTGGGGGAAGGCGGTATCATAGCTAACGCGCCGAAGGGCACTTATGTGATTGACATGACCACCAGCAGTCCGAAGCTGGCGGTAAAGATTTATGAGGCAGCCAAAGCAGCGGGGCTTTATGCTCTGGATGCTCCGGTCACCGGCGGAGACAGCGGAGCCAAAGCGGGGACCTTAACGATTCTGGCGGGCGGAGATAGAGATGCGTTTGATGCCTGTCTGCCGGTATTTGAGGCCATGGGGAAGAATATTAATTATGAGGGCAAGGCGGGCAATGGACAGCATACCAAGATGTGCAACCAGATTGCCATTGCAGGAGCCATCGCAGGAGCCTGCGAAGCCCTTGCTTATGCCAATGCCGTGGGATTAGATCCTCAAACTATGCTGGATTCGATCTCCACCGGCGCGGCAGGCAGCGCGCAGATGAGCAATGTGGTTCCGCGGATCTTAAAGGATGATTATGATCCGGGATTTTTTATCAAACATTTTATTAAGGATATGAAGCTGGCGGAAGAAGAAGCCACAGGTGCGGACGCGAAGCTGGGGACGCTGGAATACGTGCTTGGCATGTATGAAGAGTTGGAACGACGGGGAATGGGAGACCTGGGGACACAGGCGCTTATCAAATTTTATCGGTAG
- a CDS encoding PhoH family protein, with amino-acid sequence MKKTYVLDTNVLIQSPLALLAFKDNQIILPMVVLEELDKFKSDDAERGRNARHVIRFLEQLRQSGNLLEGVTLESGGTLRIESNFTSVRLPDDFRNDINDNRILQICVGLAPTCSSLILVTKDIMVRLKAQSLGIPAEDFTNEQSPSIKEQYTGRMDVYAPDESINSFRKKGIPPQEIYIIQDEKRFPVSPVPNQFFIIHSETSDKKTVLGRFDGKNVIPLKYLKEKPFGVCPRNVGQRFLQEALMLSAEEAPLVIVKGAAGTAKTFYSLAVGLQRTFEKDSKKYRKILITRPNVQFDDDIGFLPGSEQDKIAPLLRPVIDNLELLVDQDDGERYRNEKELSGKVEELFARGIVTTEAMNFIRGRSISQTYLIIDEAQNLTPKQAKGLITRVGSGTKVILLGDPMQIDNPLLDERTNGLSYASDRMKGSPLCFQITMKSEECERSDLAYDAASRM; translated from the coding sequence ATGAAGAAGACCTACGTATTGGACACAAACGTACTGATCCAGTCTCCGCTTGCTCTCCTAGCCTTTAAAGATAACCAGATCATACTTCCCATGGTTGTCCTGGAGGAACTGGACAAGTTCAAAAGCGACGATGCCGAGCGCGGCCGCAACGCCCGCCATGTGATCCGCTTTTTAGAACAGCTCCGCCAGTCCGGCAATCTGTTAGAAGGTGTAACCTTAGAATCCGGCGGAACCTTACGCATTGAAAGCAACTTTACCTCTGTCAGGCTCCCGGATGATTTCCGAAACGACATAAATGACAACCGTATCCTGCAGATCTGCGTGGGTCTCGCCCCCACCTGCAGCTCTCTGATCCTCGTCACCAAGGACATCATGGTCCGTTTAAAGGCACAGAGCCTGGGCATTCCTGCCGAAGACTTCACCAATGAACAATCCCCCTCGATTAAAGAACAATATACAGGACGCATGGACGTTTACGCCCCCGATGAATCCATCAACAGTTTCCGTAAAAAAGGGATCCCGCCCCAGGAAATCTACATCATACAGGATGAAAAGCGTTTTCCCGTCTCACCTGTACCAAACCAGTTTTTCATCATTCATTCTGAAACCAGTGATAAAAAAACCGTTCTGGGCCGTTTTGACGGAAAGAACGTCATACCTCTGAAATATCTGAAAGAAAAGCCATTCGGCGTATGCCCGCGCAATGTGGGACAGCGATTTTTACAGGAAGCCCTGATGCTCAGTGCGGAAGAAGCGCCCCTTGTCATCGTAAAAGGCGCCGCCGGCACCGCAAAAACCTTCTATTCCCTCGCTGTCGGCCTGCAGCGTACCTTCGAAAAAGACTCCAAAAAATACCGCAAGATCCTGATAACCAGACCCAATGTCCAGTTCGACGACGATATTGGATTCCTGCCCGGCTCTGAGCAGGATAAGATCGCCCCGCTCCTGCGCCCCGTCATCGATAACCTGGAGCTCTTAGTTGACCAGGACGACGGAGAGCGCTACCGCAATGAAAAAGAATTGAGCGGCAAGGTAGAAGAACTTTTTGCCCGCGGGATCGTCACCACCGAAGCAATGAATTTTATCCGCGGGCGTTCCATATCCCAAACCTACCTGATCATCGACGAAGCTCAGAACCTGACCCCAAAACAGGCCAAAGGCCTCATCACCCGCGTAGGCTCCGGCACCAAGGTCATCCTGTTAGGCGACCCGATGCAGATAGACAACCCACTGCTGGATGAGCGGACCAACGGCTTAAGCTATGCCTCCGACCGCATGAAAGGCAGCCCCCTCTGCTTCCAGATCACCATGAAATCAGAAGAATGCGAGAGATCAGATCTGGCCTATGATGCAGCTTCGCGAATGTAA
- a CDS encoding PEP/pyruvate-binding domain-containing protein produces the protein MNSLPEILSKEQMTDEERNYVCSQLMTTESHMEHLILKYFTEDDFRRVWERKIGDGVIGGKACGLVVARKLIRTHMPEYAEQIEPHNSFFIGTGVFYQYLVLNHCEELKARHRIEKEHFQETEELERRLRNGKIPEDIEKELVKMLEHYGNTPLIVRSSSIMEDGYGNAFSGKYESVFCINQGTPDERLLELEAAIRRVYSSVMNESAIEYRRKRHLLDMDEQMALLIQQVAGQSYENLYLPVAAGVGCSYNPYKWMESLNPEAGMLRMVAGLGTRAVERTPYDYPRLIGLDRAQANLRTTMAERHKFSQRQVDVLDFTQKKLCTKPLEQIIELLPKWQKKMVLSRDEDAEEMLAERHIYRKIYFADCQGMVENREFIRMMRKLLKMLEAEYERPVDVEFAITSPEDGVWRLNLLQCRPQQTASSEQVKIPSGIDHEILFDIRRTSMRRSKEERIDYIVWVNPQTYYEYPYGKKTDVARLIGSINEHFEETDKKLMLLVPGRIGTSSPELGVPVVYAEISQFSAICEVAYNDAGYHPELSYGSHMFQDMVEADVYYGAINDNSKTRLYQPEMLKSYPEVLDEICPDAGELGEIIKIYDVSGSGASLILDAREGRAVCRIKGDGA, from the coding sequence ATGAACAGTTTACCGGAAATTCTTTCAAAAGAACAGATGACAGACGAGGAACGGAACTATGTCTGCAGCCAGCTTATGACCACCGAAAGCCACATGGAACATCTGATCTTAAAATATTTTACAGAAGATGACTTCAGGCGGGTCTGGGAGCGCAAGATCGGCGATGGGGTGATCGGCGGCAAAGCGTGCGGCCTGGTGGTTGCCAGAAAACTGATCCGGACGCATATGCCGGAATATGCAGAGCAGATAGAGCCGCACAATTCCTTTTTTATAGGGACTGGCGTGTTTTACCAGTATCTGGTCTTAAATCACTGCGAAGAGCTGAAGGCCAGGCACCGCATTGAGAAGGAGCATTTTCAGGAGACGGAGGAGTTGGAGCGAAGGCTCAGAAACGGAAAGATACCGGAGGATATAGAGAAAGAGCTTGTAAAGATGCTTGAGCATTACGGGAATACCCCTCTGATCGTGCGGTCCAGCAGTATCATGGAGGATGGATACGGCAACGCATTCTCAGGGAAATATGAATCCGTGTTCTGTATCAATCAGGGAACGCCAGATGAACGGCTTCTGGAACTGGAAGCCGCCATCCGCCGCGTATACTCCAGCGTAATGAACGAGTCGGCCATCGAATACCGCAGAAAACGCCATCTCCTGGACATGGACGAACAGATGGCTCTGCTGATCCAGCAGGTGGCGGGCCAAAGCTATGAAAACCTCTATCTGCCTGTAGCCGCAGGCGTCGGCTGTTCCTACAATCCCTACAAATGGATGGAATCGCTGAATCCGGAAGCCGGTATGCTCCGTATGGTGGCAGGGCTGGGAACCCGCGCGGTGGAACGGACGCCCTACGACTACCCGCGACTGATCGGGCTGGACCGCGCACAGGCCAACTTAAGGACCACCATGGCAGAACGCCACAAATTCTCACAGCGCCAGGTGGATGTGCTTGATTTTACACAGAAAAAGCTCTGCACCAAACCGTTGGAGCAGATCATAGAGCTGCTGCCCAAATGGCAGAAGAAAATGGTGCTCAGCCGCGACGAGGACGCGGAGGAGATGCTGGCTGAAAGGCACATATACCGGAAAATCTATTTTGCGGACTGCCAGGGGATGGTGGAAAACCGGGAATTTATCCGTATGATGCGGAAGCTTCTAAAAATGCTGGAGGCAGAATACGAACGCCCGGTAGATGTGGAATTCGCCATAACCAGTCCGGAGGACGGCGTCTGGAGACTGAATCTTTTACAGTGCCGCCCCCAGCAGACAGCAAGCTCCGAGCAGGTTAAGATCCCGTCCGGAATCGATCACGAGATCTTATTTGATATCCGGCGGACCTCCATGCGCCGTTCCAAGGAGGAACGGATCGACTATATCGTGTGGGTAAACCCGCAGACCTATTATGAATATCCTTATGGGAAGAAAACAGATGTGGCGCGTCTGATCGGCAGCATCAACGAACACTTTGAGGAAACGGACAAAAAGCTCATGCTCCTGGTGCCTGGAAGGATCGGGACCTCCTCGCCGGAGTTGGGGGTTCCGGTGGTCTACGCGGAGATCAGCCAGTTCAGCGCCATCTGCGAAGTGGCTTACAACGACGCAGGTTATCACCCGGAACTGTCCTACGGAAGCCACATGTTCCAGGATATGGTAGAGGCTGATGTGTATTACGGTGCGATCAACGACAACAGCAAGACCCGCCTGTACCAGCCGGAGATGCTTAAAAGTTATCCGGAGGTGCTGGATGAGATCTGTCCAGATGCCGGGGAGCTGGGCGAGATCATAAAAATCTATGATGTCAGCGGCAGCGGCGCCAGCCTGATCCTGGATGCAAGGGAAGGGCGGGCGGTCTGCCGGATCAAAGGGGATGGGGCCTGA